Proteins from one Oscillatoria nigro-viridis PCC 7112 genomic window:
- a CDS encoding sulfotransferase family protein, with product MSFADRTFTDTFRDSLKDEGKLQESIALYEQSIAQNPNSPSAYHNLGKALQQNGQIAEAVACHQKAILLQPNFTAAYFPLMYAPLPKDSPLIDSLVALYREVIEILPNFPLAYINLAVALSKQGKIQESIALFQTAVRLQTVASRPQLSQVEWNWASSREAQLSRRESADFIIVGSPRCGTTSLYKYLTSHPQILSAAHKEICFFSEHFNKGIDWYRSHFPPSIDGHHFLTGEATPTYLTHPLAAERLHGCLPQVKLIVILRNPVDRAFSHYQMLVRRGTERRSFEKAIGSELQLLAGATETSLEDRNHWKDCHYIYKSLYACSLKPWMKLFPREQFLILQSEEFYAHPAATLTQVFDFLDLPDFPLRNYQKYNGGDYQPADDAVSQRLREYFQPHNRKLAEYLNSVGTGFTHRWL from the coding sequence ATGAGTTTTGCGGATCGCACTTTTACAGATACTTTTAGAGATAGTTTAAAGGATGAGGGAAAATTGCAGGAGTCGATCGCCCTTTACGAACAGTCGATCGCCCAAAATCCCAATTCGCCCTCAGCTTACCACAATTTAGGCAAAGCGCTGCAACAAAACGGGCAAATTGCAGAAGCTGTCGCCTGTCACCAAAAAGCCATTCTCCTGCAACCAAATTTTACCGCTGCGTACTTCCCGTTAATGTACGCGCCGCTGCCTAAAGATTCTCCTCTGATTGACAGCCTGGTTGCTCTTTACCGCGAAGTTATCGAGATTTTGCCAAATTTTCCATTAGCCTATATTAACTTGGCTGTAGCGCTGAGCAAGCAGGGAAAAATTCAGGAGTCGATCGCACTTTTTCAAACCGCAGTCCGCTTGCAAACAGTCGCATCTCGCCCGCAACTGTCGCAAGTAGAATGGAATTGGGCCTCATCGCGTGAAGCGCAGCTATCCCGTAGGGAATCGGCAGACTTCATTATCGTCGGTTCTCCCCGTTGCGGCACAACTTCTCTCTACAAATATCTCACTTCGCACCCTCAGATTTTATCGGCGGCCCATAAAGAAATCTGTTTTTTTTCCGAACATTTCAACAAGGGAATAGATTGGTATCGATCGCATTTTCCGCCATCAATAGACGGGCATCATTTTTTGACAGGAGAAGCAACTCCGACTTATCTGACTCACCCGCTGGCTGCGGAAAGATTGCACGGTTGTTTGCCCCAAGTTAAGCTGATTGTGATTTTGAGAAATCCGGTGGATCGGGCTTTTTCGCACTATCAAATGCTGGTGAGGCGCGGTACTGAACGCAGAAGTTTTGAAAAGGCGATCGGTTCCGAGTTGCAATTGCTTGCTGGTGCAACCGAAACCAGTTTAGAAGATAGAAATCATTGGAAAGATTGTCATTATATTTATAAGAGTCTTTATGCTTGCAGTCTCAAACCGTGGATGAAACTTTTTCCCAGGGAACAGTTTTTGATTTTGCAGAGTGAAGAATTTTATGCCCATCCGGCTGCGACACTCACGCAAGTTTTTGACTTTTTAGATTTGCCAGATTTTCCACTCCGGAATTATCAAAAGTACAACGGTGGTGATTATCAGCCGGCGGATGATGCTGTCAGCCAGCGATTGCGCGAGTATTTTCAGCCGCACAATCGGAAATTAGCCGAATATTTGAATTCTGTAGGGACTGGTTTCACCCATAGGTGGCTGTAA
- a CDS encoding IS1634 family transposase produces MHQATELAVSNLDHLGLIAGLVDEIEIVQKINELVGEQPGEIVSPGLAVKAMIINGLGLVSAPLYLFPKFFEGKALEHLMGEGIQASHLNEYRLGRVLDKLYLAGSSQIFTTIAASAAQKFELDTETSHLDSTSFHLHGKYESELPSVSVIEPETALDSEDSEDSESTKPVSSAVPIKITYGYSRDRRPDLKQFILDLICSSDGDVPLFLRVGSGNESDRAIFASICQEFKQQLNLDSLMVADSALYSAPNLEMLTNLRWLTRVPLSIKQAQQLVSQLNEAEFTPSSVSGYSWSEHKSNYGGIEQRWLVVESSLRRDSDRQKLEKKLKKAQAEAENKLQELSKIEFACAADAAAAAHRLSKQLKFYNITQVSSKEITVKTNTNDPNAREKSSSKQRFKVQAKLEPDTGAIAKETKACGRFILATNVLETQQLEPDDMIVKYKEQQSAERGFGFLKDPLFFTDSVFLKSPERIEALALVMGLCLLVYTLGQRLLRHSLQRTNSQLKNQLGKQTNRPTLRWICQIFQSIHLVSLQGIQQISNLTAERMAILNLLPLSCKSYYLLI; encoded by the coding sequence GTGCATCAAGCAACTGAACTCGCCGTCTCTAACCTCGACCATCTTGGTTTAATAGCAGGTCTAGTTGATGAAATAGAAATTGTCCAAAAAATCAATGAGTTAGTAGGGGAACAACCGGGTGAGATTGTCAGTCCAGGTCTAGCAGTCAAAGCAATGATTATCAATGGGTTAGGGCTTGTTTCCGCTCCATTATACTTATTTCCTAAATTTTTTGAAGGCAAAGCGCTCGAACATTTAATGGGTGAAGGTATTCAAGCATCACACCTGAATGAATACCGTTTAGGTAGAGTATTAGACAAGCTATATTTAGCAGGCAGCAGCCAAATATTTACAACTATTGCCGCTTCAGCAGCTCAAAAATTTGAGCTCGATACAGAGACATCCCATTTAGATTCAACTTCCTTTCACCTGCATGGCAAATACGAATCCGAGCTACCATCTGTATCTGTTATCGAGCCAGAAACGGCGCTAGATAGCGAAGATAGCGAAGATAGCGAGTCAACTAAACCCGTGTCATCTGCCGTGCCAATTAAGATTACCTACGGCTACTCCCGCGATCGCAGACCCGACTTAAAACAATTCATTTTAGATTTAATTTGTAGTAGCGATGGAGATGTACCGCTATTTTTACGGGTGGGTTCGGGAAATGAATCAGATCGAGCCATATTCGCATCAATTTGTCAGGAGTTTAAACAACAGTTAAACCTTGACAGTTTAATGGTTGCAGATAGTGCATTATATTCAGCTCCTAACTTAGAAATGTTAACCAATTTAAGATGGTTAACCCGCGTACCGTTGAGTATCAAGCAAGCGCAGCAACTGGTATCTCAGTTAAATGAAGCAGAATTTACCCCCAGTTCTGTGAGTGGATATAGCTGGTCAGAACACAAAAGTAATTATGGTGGAATTGAACAAAGATGGCTAGTAGTAGAGAGCAGTTTGCGACGCGATTCAGACCGACAAAAACTCGAAAAAAAACTCAAAAAAGCCCAGGCTGAAGCTGAGAATAAACTGCAAGAACTCTCAAAAATTGAATTTGCTTGTGCCGCCGACGCTGCCGCCGCAGCTCATCGCTTATCCAAACAACTAAAATTTTACAATATCACCCAAGTTAGTAGCAAAGAAATTACAGTAAAGACTAATACTAACGATCCAAATGCTCGCGAGAAATCCAGCTCGAAACAGAGATTTAAAGTTCAAGCAAAACTGGAACCAGATACAGGTGCGATCGCCAAAGAAACCAAAGCCTGTGGCAGGTTTATTCTCGCCACTAATGTGCTGGAAACTCAGCAATTAGAGCCTGACGATATGATTGTGAAATACAAAGAACAGCAGTCAGCAGAAAGAGGGTTTGGGTTCTTGAAAGATCCGCTGTTTTTTACGGACAGTGTATTTCTCAAGTCGCCGGAAAGAATCGAAGCTTTGGCATTGGTAATGGGTTTGTGTTTGTTAGTCTATACTTTAGGTCAAAGGTTACTGCGTCACAGTTTGCAACGCACTAATTCCCAATTGAAAAATCAGTTGGGCAAACAAACTAATCGACCGACGCTCCGTTGGATTTGCCAGATATTTCAATCAATTCATCTGGTGAGCCTACAAGGGATTCAACAAATTTCTAATTTAACAGCCGAGCGAATGGCTATATTGAACTTGCTGCCGCTCTCCTGTAAGTCTTATTATTTATTAATCTGA
- a CDS encoding transposase translates to MLCLKENENYDKKKEFRYRERNREERIQYYQTLRTLIKVHGSKSLVFIDESGFEEFHACVYAWSKKGRKVYGERQGKRGKRENLVAGRRKGNKDLIAPMVFTGSLNAESFEGWLALYLLPSLTIPSILIMDNAPIHRKTAIRLLVEEAGHQILFLPKYSPDLNDIEHDFSALKRAKMYASPGTSLDEVIRAYCAERVSHTYLK, encoded by the coding sequence ATGCTATGCCTTAAAGAAAATGAAAATTACGATAAAAAAAAAGAATTTCGTTATAGAGAAAGGAATAGAGAAGAAAGAATACAATACTACCAAACACTGAGAACTTTAATTAAAGTTCATGGGAGTAAAAGCCTTGTATTTATTGATGAGTCAGGGTTTGAAGAGTTTCATGCTTGTGTTTATGCGTGGTCAAAAAAAGGGAGAAAAGTATATGGGGAGAGACAAGGAAAACGCGGAAAAAGAGAAAATTTAGTAGCAGGAAGAAGAAAAGGCAACAAGGACTTGATTGCACCTATGGTCTTTACAGGGAGCTTGAATGCAGAAAGTTTTGAAGGGTGGTTAGCTTTATATTTATTGCCATCTTTAACAATACCATCAATATTAATCATGGATAATGCACCGATTCATCGTAAGACAGCAATTAGGCTCCTGGTGGAGGAAGCAGGCCATCAGATACTTTTTTTACCAAAATACTCTCCTGACTTAAATGATATTGAGCATGATTTTAGTGCATTAAAGAGAGCTAAAATGTATGCGTCTCCTGGCACATCTCTTGATGAAGTTATTCGTGCTTATTGTGCAGAAAGAGTGTCTCATACTTATTTGAAATGA
- a CDS encoding IS630 transposase-related protein: MAYSLDLRKRVVDYVENGGGITKAAALFKVGRATIYRWLGREDLRATKVEHRERKIDWEMLRKDVEENPEARLIERARKFGVRASAICYALKKMKITIKKKNFVIEKGIEKKEYNTTKH, translated from the coding sequence ATGGCATACAGTCTAGATTTAAGAAAAAGAGTAGTGGATTATGTGGAAAATGGAGGGGGTATAACCAAAGCCGCCGCCCTGTTTAAAGTAGGAAGAGCAACAATATACAGATGGCTAGGGAGGGAAGACCTTCGAGCCACTAAGGTAGAACACCGTGAGCGAAAGATAGACTGGGAAATGCTCAGAAAAGATGTAGAAGAAAATCCCGAAGCAAGATTAATAGAAAGAGCAAGGAAATTCGGGGTGAGAGCGAGTGCCATATGCTATGCCTTAAAGAAAATGAAAATTACGATAAAAAAAAAGAATTTCGTTATAGAGAAAGGAATAGAGAAGAAAGAATACAATACTACCAAACACTGA
- a CDS encoding S-layer homology domain-containing protein: MVRSHRWQAIIALAIALGIIIGNLVFPGRNVAPAFAQAKFQDVKDHWAQACIEELAQKKIISGYYEDGTFRPNRPVSRAEFAAMVRMAFPDAKTVRAPIDFADIPTNYWGFKAIREAYQTGFMSGYSGSIFNPTLNITRWQALVALTSGLKYTPAGSAAEILDATFEDARDIPELARSAIAAAAEKQLVVNYPAVKQLEPTRNATRAEVASFFCQAIAKPGQTALVPAQYIAQVPPNIGPPRTTEISEAGKVRAEVSFVKEAENAKNLRIKIIRDGKTLLEEPVLIPTRSLVDNPDRRASEEVSEGRFLSLLIRDLDGDKEPEVLADLVSIKSGVRCCNYSFIYRYDSDANKYTHIKHFWGNVSYEIVDFGKNDIPEFKSQDGRFSEAFTNYADSRFPLQIWQYRQGKMQDVSKQYPVEVYTNSAELWLESNKRLSEDREVKGVLAAFMASKYVMGQEAEGWQLLDRVYQGRDRTQFFGKLREFLVSTGYASK, from the coding sequence ATGGTTCGATCGCACAGATGGCAAGCTATCATCGCTTTGGCGATAGCTTTAGGGATAATCATCGGGAATTTGGTGTTTCCGGGCCGGAATGTAGCGCCGGCATTTGCTCAAGCCAAATTTCAGGATGTTAAAGATCATTGGGCGCAAGCTTGCATAGAGGAGTTAGCACAGAAAAAAATCATCAGTGGCTACTACGAAGACGGCACTTTTCGCCCGAATCGTCCCGTCAGCCGCGCTGAGTTTGCGGCAATGGTTCGCATGGCTTTTCCCGATGCCAAAACTGTCCGCGCTCCGATCGACTTTGCAGATATTCCTACAAATTACTGGGGTTTTAAAGCAATTCGAGAAGCTTATCAGACGGGTTTTATGTCTGGATACAGTGGCAGTATCTTTAACCCCACTTTGAATATTACCCGCTGGCAGGCTTTGGTAGCTTTAACCAGCGGCTTGAAATATACACCTGCGGGGTCGGCGGCTGAGATTTTGGATGCGACTTTTGAAGATGCGCGGGATATTCCCGAACTGGCCAGAAGTGCGATCGCCGCCGCCGCAGAAAAACAACTTGTGGTGAATTATCCGGCTGTTAAACAGCTAGAACCTACTCGGAATGCTACTCGCGCCGAAGTAGCAAGTTTTTTCTGTCAGGCGATCGCCAAACCCGGTCAAACTGCCTTAGTTCCTGCCCAATATATCGCCCAAGTTCCGCCCAATATCGGCCCGCCGAGAACAACAGAAATCTCCGAAGCGGGGAAAGTTCGAGCGGAAGTTTCTTTCGTAAAAGAAGCAGAAAATGCTAAAAATCTCCGCATCAAAATTATCCGCGACGGTAAAACTTTATTGGAAGAACCAGTGCTGATTCCGACTCGTTCTCTAGTAGATAACCCCGATCGAAGAGCCAGCGAAGAAGTATCAGAAGGACGTTTTTTATCCCTGCTAATTCGCGATTTGGACGGCGACAAGGAACCGGAAGTGCTGGCAGATTTAGTGTCAATCAAAAGCGGCGTCCGCTGCTGCAATTATTCGTTTATTTACCGCTACGATTCCGACGCTAACAAATACACTCATATCAAGCATTTCTGGGGCAATGTGAGTTACGAAATTGTCGATTTTGGCAAAAATGATATCCCAGAGTTTAAGAGTCAGGACGGCAGATTTTCCGAGGCTTTTACAAATTATGCTGATTCTCGCTTTCCGCTGCAAATTTGGCAGTACCGCCAAGGTAAAATGCAAGATGTTAGCAAACAGTATCCGGTGGAAGTATACACGAATTCTGCTGAGCTTTGGCTGGAATCTAACAAGCGTCTGAGTGAAGATAGGGAGGTGAAAGGGGTGTTGGCGGCCTTCATGGCGAGCAAGTATGTCATGGGCCAGGAGGCGGAAGGTTGGCAGTTGTTGGACAGAGTTTATCAAGGGCGCGATCGCACTCAATTCTTTGGGAAGTTGCGGGAGTTTTTGGTAAGTACGGGTTATGCTAGTAAGTAG
- a CDS encoding DUF6263 family protein: protein MKKTLLITSVCLASAGWAIELSPASLSAETSLLVQQPTRGVSAPAPNSKTPQVELLNPGVEPRQQLRLKPAIDVKETTVMTVKMDMEISASGRSSPGAKIPVSVMTFETKVTKIDPNGDIHYEFAYTNSDIAGDTGNTQPAALDAMRSALKNIVGVKGSFIMDNRGFHKGGDIILPEGADNNVKQMVRQMSKSLEQIASPLPAEAVGKGAKWRVSSSSDFSGINVNDISTYELASWQDGVASLNVSIEQQANPQNITDPQLPPGTTLTLKSFASQGRGAATMRLDRLMPFRSTASVSSNSEMSAKTAGSSEELTITTKMVMEITFESK from the coding sequence ATGAAAAAAACACTGTTGATTACATCTGTTTGTTTGGCGAGCGCCGGATGGGCTATCGAGCTTTCTCCTGCTTCCCTCAGTGCTGAAACTTCACTTTTAGTGCAGCAGCCAACCCGTGGCGTATCCGCGCCTGCCCCCAACTCGAAAACCCCGCAAGTGGAATTGCTAAATCCGGGAGTGGAACCCCGACAGCAACTGCGTTTAAAGCCAGCTATCGATGTCAAAGAAACAACTGTGATGACCGTAAAAATGGATATGGAAATATCCGCATCCGGCCGGTCTTCGCCTGGGGCTAAAATTCCAGTATCGGTGATGACTTTCGAGACCAAAGTCACTAAAATTGATCCCAACGGCGATATTCACTACGAGTTTGCTTATACTAACTCAGATATAGCCGGCGATACTGGAAATACCCAGCCCGCCGCCCTAGATGCCATGCGTTCTGCACTCAAAAACATCGTGGGAGTGAAAGGCTCTTTCATCATGGACAATCGCGGTTTTCATAAAGGAGGTGACATTATTTTGCCCGAAGGAGCTGACAACAACGTCAAACAAATGGTTCGACAAATGTCTAAATCTCTAGAGCAAATTGCCTCGCCGCTGCCTGCTGAAGCAGTCGGAAAAGGAGCAAAATGGCGCGTTTCTTCTTCCTCTGATTTCAGCGGCATTAATGTGAATGACATTTCTACCTATGAATTGGCTAGCTGGCAAGATGGAGTTGCCTCCCTGAATGTAAGTATAGAGCAGCAAGCAAACCCTCAAAATATTACCGATCCCCAACTGCCTCCGGGAACTACCTTAACCCTAAAATCTTTTGCTTCTCAGGGTCGGGGAGCAGCCACAATGCGCTTGGATAGATTAATGCCTTTTCGGTCTACTGCGTCTGTTAGTTCAAATAGCGAAATGAGTGCTAAAACTGCTGGCAGTTCTGAAGAATTAACAATCACAACAAAAATGGTGATGGAGATAACTTTCGAGTCGAAGTAA
- a CDS encoding polysaccharide deacetylase family protein yields the protein MPLAPLFPVVHPILKSAFPRCLWTGDINSREIALTFDDGPHRQHTPQLLKILDKYGIKASFFWLGFCVDRHPETAKEVYDRGHWIGLHGYQHISFPKLKTHELKQSLEDTQKAIAKACDLDPKLILDVRPPNGIFTPRTLELLQQWEYRPVMWSVVPEDWVRPGVRKVMSRVVQQTENGSIIVLHDGYCGGEEVAASADKIIPLLLYKGYKFVTVDRLWEQANIPITRN from the coding sequence ATGCCACTAGCACCCCTGTTTCCTGTCGTTCATCCCATCCTCAAATCTGCTTTTCCCAGATGTCTGTGGACGGGAGATATCAACAGCCGAGAAATTGCCCTCACATTTGACGACGGGCCGCACCGTCAGCACACACCTCAACTGTTAAAAATTTTAGATAAATACGGCATCAAAGCTAGTTTTTTCTGGCTGGGTTTTTGCGTGGACAGGCATCCAGAAACGGCTAAAGAAGTGTACGATCGCGGACACTGGATCGGTCTCCACGGCTATCAGCATATATCGTTTCCCAAACTCAAAACCCACGAACTAAAACAAAGTTTAGAAGACACGCAAAAAGCAATTGCCAAAGCTTGCGATTTAGATCCAAAATTAATCCTGGACGTGCGCCCGCCCAACGGCATTTTTACGCCGCGAACATTAGAGTTATTGCAACAGTGGGAATATCGCCCCGTAATGTGGAGTGTCGTCCCGGAAGATTGGGTGCGGCCGGGGGTTAGGAAAGTTATGAGTCGCGTCGTGCAGCAAACTGAAAACGGATCGATTATTGTACTGCACGATGGCTATTGCGGCGGCGAAGAGGTTGCAGCTTCTGCTGATAAAATAATTCCATTGCTTTTGTATAAAGGTTACAAATTCGTGACAGTCGATCGGCTTTGGGAACAGGCAAACATTCCGATAACACGAAATTAA
- a CDS encoding DUF433 domain-containing protein: MTTAVDIGTLIVRTPGTCGGRPRIAETRITVENIAIDFNAGLTPEQIIDEKPHLTLAQIYGALAYYYANKDQIDADIAAENAEWERLEAEYMVGKVS; encoded by the coding sequence ATGACAACTGCCGTTGATATAGGAACGCTAATTGTCCGCACTCCAGGAACTTGCGGCGGCCGTCCCCGCATCGCCGAAACTCGAATTACCGTAGAAAATATTGCTATTGATTTCAATGCTGGGCTGACTCCAGAACAAATCATTGATGAAAAACCGCACTTGACTTTAGCACAAATTTATGGTGCATTAGCCTACTATTATGCAAACAAAGACCAAATTGACGCGGATATAGCAGCAGAAAACGCTGAGTGGGAGCGCTTGGAAGCAGAATATATGGTAGGTAAGGTATCGTGA
- a CDS encoding DUF5615 family PIN-like protein — MSQIRLYLDEDIQKQALILALRNSGIDVLTTSEANRISYVDEEQLIWATEQGRVIYSFNRRDFSSLHSQFIAKNRNHAGIILAQQQRYSVGEQMRGILNLMAAKSAEEMINKLEYLGAYIRDK, encoded by the coding sequence GTGAGTCAGATTCGTTTGTATCTCGATGAAGATATTCAGAAACAAGCTCTGATATTGGCTCTGCGAAATTCTGGAATAGATGTATTGACTACCTCAGAAGCTAACAGAATCAGCTATGTAGATGAAGAACAGCTAATTTGGGCAACTGAGCAAGGGCGAGTCATTTACAGCTTTAATAGGAGAGATTTCAGCAGTTTGCACAGTCAATTTATAGCTAAAAATAGAAATCATGCAGGAATCATTCTTGCACAGCAACAGCGTTACTCTGTGGGGGAGCAAATGCGAGGAATATTGAATTTAATGGCTGCTAAGTCAGCAGAAGAAATGATAAATAAACTCGAATATTTGGGGGCTTATATCAGAGATAAATAA
- a CDS encoding ChaB family protein, which produces MTEEYLAERTVSAVFKEEEQLDGVIRRLLDRGVSRDHISVMGKNFQSKTRIAGFLTKKDVILGGLRSGAIFGSLFGSFLGLLTGVGVLFIPFVGAVVSAGPLGAVLLGAASGAIAGSAGAGLVSALVALGMPEDKATIYQTRVEAGEFLVMAEVPADKSGEFQLLLESAGGEEISVSEMTLPRAVKGRCNSPADLSPEVRSHLSEAAQKTFMESYNAAFDESNDSIQAEHTAWNIIHQQYEEDENGVWTKPLAKV; this is translated from the coding sequence ATGACAGAGGAATACCTAGCCGAACGCACAGTTTCAGCCGTATTTAAGGAAGAAGAACAATTAGACGGCGTAATTCGGCGGTTGCTGGATCGCGGAGTTTCCCGCGACCACATCTCAGTCATGGGAAAAAACTTTCAGTCTAAAACTAGAATTGCCGGCTTTCTTACTAAAAAAGATGTGATTTTAGGCGGTCTGCGAAGCGGGGCAATTTTTGGTTCCTTATTCGGTTCTTTTTTGGGTTTGCTAACAGGCGTCGGCGTGCTGTTTATTCCCTTTGTCGGTGCAGTAGTATCGGCGGGCCCGCTGGGTGCGGTACTGTTGGGTGCAGCTAGCGGCGCGATCGCAGGTTCGGCCGGTGCGGGTCTAGTTTCCGCTTTGGTCGCTTTGGGAATGCCCGAAGACAAAGCAACTATCTATCAAACCCGCGTTGAAGCAGGCGAATTTCTCGTGATGGCAGAAGTTCCCGCAGATAAATCGGGCGAATTTCAACTCTTGCTAGAAAGTGCAGGTGGCGAAGAAATTTCAGTTAGCGAGATGACGCTGCCGCGCGCCGTCAAAGGTCGCTGCAACAGTCCGGCAGATTTGTCTCCAGAAGTGCGATCGCACCTGTCGGAAGCCGCTCAAAAAACCTTTATGGAATCCTACAACGCCGCATTTGACGAAAGCAATGACTCGATACAAGCCGAACACACCGCTTGGAACATTATTCACCAGCAGTACGAAGAAGATGAAAATGGCGTTTGGACTAAGCCTTTAGCAAAAGTCTAG
- the rd gene encoding rubredoxin, translated as MQKYVCTVCNYVYDPEVGDPDGGIAPGTAFEDIPDDWVCPTCGAVKSDFEPE; from the coding sequence ATGCAAAAATACGTTTGTACAGTTTGCAATTACGTCTACGATCCAGAAGTAGGCGACCCCGACGGAGGCATAGCTCCCGGTACTGCCTTTGAAGATATCCCCGACGATTGGGTTTGTCCCACTTGCGGGGCGGTAAAATCCGATTTTGAACCAGAATAA
- a CDS encoding NAD(P)/FAD-dependent oxidoreductase, which yields MSDRILKITVIGGGAAGFFSAITCAKTYPQARVTLLEAGRQLLAKVRISGGGRCNVTHACFDPGVLVQNYPRGGKALRGAFTRFQPRDTVEWFASHGVKLKTEEDGRMFPITDDSGTIVNCLIRAAEDAGVKIRTGDAVVSVKKLTVNTAEGEHGDTAPRFEIELKSGESFKCDRILLATGSNPSGYKWAKELGNTVELPVPSLFTFNISDSRIKDLAGISVPNAKVKLPGAKLEQSGPLLITHWGLSGPAVLKLSAWGARFLHDRHYKTSVLINWLPQYNAEVLRQQLLAVKSQLSHRLIVSSCPFPVPRRLWERLTSSIGIDEQKRWADLSNKTLDRLLQELVQGEYQIAGKGAFKEEFVTCGGVNLKEVDFKTMESRRCPGLFFAGEILDIDGVTGGFNFQSAWTTAWLAGNAIGKPSDFRFEI from the coding sequence TTGTCCGATCGAATCCTCAAAATTACAGTCATCGGCGGCGGTGCAGCGGGTTTTTTTAGTGCAATTACCTGTGCCAAAACCTACCCGCAGGCCCGCGTCACTTTACTAGAAGCTGGCCGGCAACTCCTGGCAAAAGTTCGCATCTCTGGCGGCGGGCGCTGCAATGTGACTCACGCTTGTTTTGACCCCGGTGTTTTAGTGCAGAATTACCCCAGAGGTGGAAAAGCTCTGCGCGGTGCTTTTACTCGATTTCAACCCCGCGATACAGTAGAATGGTTTGCCAGTCACGGTGTGAAGTTGAAAACAGAAGAAGACGGGCGAATGTTTCCGATTACAGACGATTCGGGGACAATTGTTAACTGTTTGATCCGGGCTGCTGAGGATGCAGGCGTGAAAATTCGCACCGGCGATGCAGTAGTTTCAGTAAAGAAACTAACGGTCAACACCGCAGAGGGCGAACACGGGGACACCGCCCCTAGGTTTGAAATTGAGTTGAAGTCGGGGGAGAGTTTTAAGTGCGATCGCATTCTGCTCGCTACAGGCAGCAATCCGTCGGGTTATAAGTGGGCAAAAGAGTTAGGTAATACTGTAGAACTGCCCGTTCCTTCTCTATTTACTTTTAATATTTCCGACAGCCGAATCAAAGATTTAGCGGGAATTTCTGTTCCTAATGCTAAGGTGAAATTGCCGGGAGCTAAATTAGAACAAAGCGGGCCTTTGCTAATTACTCACTGGGGTTTAAGCGGGCCTGCTGTACTCAAACTTTCGGCTTGGGGTGCGAGATTTTTGCACGATCGCCATTATAAAACTTCTGTGCTGATTAATTGGCTTCCCCAGTACAATGCGGAAGTTTTGCGGCAGCAACTGCTAGCGGTTAAGTCGCAGTTGTCGCACCGCTTGATTGTTTCTAGCTGTCCGTTTCCGGTGCCGCGCCGCCTCTGGGAACGCTTGACAAGTTCGATCGGCATTGACGAGCAAAAACGCTGGGCTGACTTATCTAACAAAACCCTCGATCGCCTCCTGCAAGAACTCGTTCAAGGGGAATATCAGATTGCCGGAAAAGGCGCATTTAAAGAAGAATTCGTCACCTGCGGCGGTGTCAACCTCAAAGAAGTCGATTTTAAGACAATGGAAAGCCGCCGCTGTCCCGGACTTTTCTTTGCGGGCGAAATCTTGGATATCGACGGCGTGACGGGCGGTTTCAACTTCCAAAGTGCCTGGACTACGGCGTGGTTGGCCGGAAACGCGATCGGCAAACCATCCGATTTTAGATTTGAGATTTGA